A stretch of the Marmota flaviventris isolate mMarFla1 chromosome 12, mMarFla1.hap1, whole genome shotgun sequence genome encodes the following:
- the Fam177b gene encoding protein FAM177B, with translation MKKDDFHQLEREKSESSKKTTPKRIIHFVDGDTLEEYSTEEEEEEKDGQRMNSTLDLSKLSWGPYLWFWAGRIASSSFSTCEFLGGRFAVFFGLTQPKYQYVLNEYHRIQYKESNKEREENGSKDQAAKSSNEKCRLKTGVPEYGTRQQDLAKAIPQQGTSSREGLVADTSS, from the exons ATGAAGAAAGACGATTTCCACCAATTAGAACGAGAGAAGAGTGAATCTTCCAAGAAGACTACTCCCAAAAGGATTATCCATTTTGTTGATGGAGACACCTTGGAAGAATATagcacagaggaggaggaggaagaaaaagatggaCAGAGAATGAATTCAACACTTGACCTT tcTAAACTCTCATGGGGGCCCTACCTGTGGTTTTGGGCAGGACGAATAGCAAGCAGCTCGTTTTCTA CTTGTGAATTCCTTGGTGGAAGATTTGCTGTCTTCTTTGGTCTTACTCAACCCAAATATCAATATGTGTTAAATGAGTACCACAGAATACAATATAAG GAAAGTaacaaagaaagggaagagaatggATCAAAGGACCAGGCAGCTAAGTCTTCTAATGAAAAGTGTCGCCTGAAGACTGGAGTCCCTGAATATGGGACCAGACAACAGGACCTGGCAAAGGCCATTCCTCAGCAGGGCACCTCATCTAGGGAGGGCTTGGTGGCAGATACCAGCTCATGA